A window from Chryseobacterium vaccae encodes these proteins:
- a CDS encoding WxL protein peptidoglycan domain-containing protein, translated as MHKFIHLFIFFILTGVSSLLAQSISMSPTRLFFTGNPGEKVTKTVTLQNSSDKDYVFNLNYKDWVREEDGNKVYLEAGSSKTSNASWVSTLENTVTVPAKSTKEIAVTMQIPANASNSAVTNSMLFFTQLPQQADKARIQNGIGIITLFEMGLHIFYTPPGNHVKSLDITNISEMSTENTANRKVAVSIHNDGNTINDATVAFELTDKDSGKEIKLPAISISMLPDTNQVVQFSLPEKISGNFLGVVIIKMAESNDLRVGEKNFKF; from the coding sequence ATGCACAAGTTTATCCACCTTTTTATTTTCTTTATCCTCACAGGGGTTTCCTCACTTCTGGCACAAAGTATTTCTATGTCGCCTACACGCTTGTTTTTCACCGGTAACCCAGGAGAAAAAGTAACAAAAACAGTTACGCTTCAAAACAGCTCGGATAAGGATTATGTTTTTAATCTCAACTATAAAGATTGGGTTAGAGAAGAAGACGGAAATAAGGTTTATCTTGAAGCAGGCAGTTCAAAAACTTCCAATGCCTCCTGGGTATCCACCTTAGAAAACACCGTAACAGTTCCTGCGAAAAGTACAAAGGAGATTGCAGTAACCATGCAGATTCCGGCAAACGCATCAAATTCTGCCGTTACAAACAGCATGCTGTTTTTTACCCAGCTTCCCCAGCAGGCAGATAAGGCACGTATTCAGAATGGTATTGGTATTATCACCTTATTTGAGATGGGGCTTCACATCTTTTACACTCCACCGGGAAACCATGTAAAAAGTCTGGATATTACCAATATTTCAGAGATGAGTACTGAGAATACAGCGAACAGAAAGGTTGCAGTAAGCATCCATAATGATGGAAACACTATCAATGATGCCACCGTTGCGTTTGAACTTACCGACAAAGACAGTGGTAAGGAAATAAAATTACCCGCAATTTCGATCTCCATGCTTCCGGATACCAATCAGGTTGTTCAGTTTTCCTTACCAGAGAAAATTTCAGGAAACTTCCTTGGCGTGGTTATTATTAAAATGGCAGAATCCAATGATTTACGTGTAGGAGAAAAAAACTTTAAATTTTAA
- a CDS encoding peptidoglycan-binding protein LysM yields the protein MTKQIVISAFTIGAIILGTNNVQAQNTTATTTATITLNDVISIDAGSTAIGGTVAFNYVTAMDYNSDQTITKANSLKVTSTKNFNVKVKAGGPNFVNGSNSIPVDVLTIKAATAAGTMGGTKNDIVLSAGEKTLVANAPLGSALTLNLDYTIPAAKSSSSDILGKPAGTYTQTVTYTATAL from the coding sequence ATGACAAAACAAATCGTAATCTCAGCCTTCACTATTGGAGCAATCATATTAGGAACTAATAATGTTCAGGCTCAAAATACAACCGCAACCACAACCGCAACCATTACCCTGAACGATGTAATCTCTATCGATGCAGGAAGTACTGCAATTGGTGGTACAGTTGCTTTTAACTATGTTACTGCAATGGACTATAACTCTGATCAGACGATTACTAAAGCCAACTCTTTGAAGGTTACTTCAACGAAGAACTTTAATGTTAAAGTAAAAGCAGGCGGCCCGAATTTCGTCAATGGTTCAAACTCAATCCCTGTAGATGTTTTGACTATCAAAGCTGCAACGGCTGCGGGAACAATGGGAGGGACAAAAAACGATATAGTTTTATCTGCAGGAGAAAAAACCTTGGTTGCAAATGCTCCTCTTGGAAGTGCATTAACACTGAATCTGGACTACACCATTCCCGCGGCGAAATCATCATCATCTGATATTTTAGGTAAACCTGCCGGAACGTATACGCAAACAGTAACTTATACCGCGACTGCTTTATAA
- a CDS encoding peptidoglycan-binding protein LysM encodes MTKQIVITAFTIGAMMLGTNNVQAQNTTATTTVNITLNDVISIDAGSTAIGNTVDFNYVTAADYNSDQTITKANSLKVTSTKNFNVKVKAGGANFMNGTNLIPVNVLTIKAATAAGTMGGTKSAVVLSATDQTLVANAPLGSALTLNLDYTIPAAKSSSSDILGKPAGTYTQTVTYTATAL; translated from the coding sequence ATGACAAAACAAATCGTAATCACAGCCTTCACTATTGGAGCAATGATGCTAGGAACTAACAATGTTCAAGCACAAAATACAACCGCAACAACAACCGTGAACATTACCCTGAACGATGTAATTTCTATCGACGCAGGAAGTACAGCAATTGGTAATACGGTTGACTTTAACTATGTTACTGCTGCAGACTATAACTCTGATCAAACAATTACTAAAGCCAACTCTTTAAAAGTTACTTCCACAAAGAACTTTAATGTTAAAGTAAAAGCAGGGGGTGCTAATTTTATGAATGGAACCAACTTAATCCCTGTTAATGTTTTGACTATCAAAGCAGCTACGGCTGCCGGAACAATGGGCGGAACAAAAAGCGCTGTAGTTTTATCCGCTACGGATCAAACCTTAGTAGCCAATGCTCCTCTTGGAAGTGCATTAACATTGAATTTGGACTACACCATTCCAGCGGCAAAATCATCATCTTCTGATATTTTAGGTAAGCCTGCCGGAACGTATACACAAACGGTAACTTATACCGCGACTGCTTTATAA
- a CDS encoding peptidoglycan-binding protein LysM: MKKQISIVALSLGAIALGTKQVMAQNSEQVSTSVNIILSDVIAMDIGSVASEGAVDFNYGNTNDYNSAKNVTVPNSLVIISSKNFDVKVKSEGTHFVSGANVIPVDILQVKAIPGGSLEGTLNQVTLSTTDQVLVSNASLGNKHSLNIAYSISAENASKVLLGKPQGTYTQKITYTATAL; encoded by the coding sequence ATGAAAAAACAAATCTCTATCGTTGCGCTGTCTCTGGGAGCAATCGCCTTAGGAACCAAACAGGTTATGGCACAAAATTCAGAGCAGGTGAGTACATCAGTAAATATTATTTTATCAGACGTTATTGCAATGGACATTGGCTCTGTTGCTTCAGAAGGCGCTGTAGATTTTAATTATGGGAACACAAATGATTATAATTCAGCAAAAAATGTGACCGTTCCCAATAGTTTAGTCATTATTTCCTCCAAAAATTTTGATGTAAAAGTAAAATCTGAAGGTACACACTTTGTAAGTGGTGCAAACGTAATTCCTGTAGATATATTACAGGTAAAAGCAATACCGGGCGGAAGTTTGGAGGGAACCCTGAATCAGGTCACTTTATCTACAACTGATCAGGTGCTGGTGAGTAATGCAAGTTTAGGTAACAAACATTCTTTAAATATTGCCTACTCTATTTCAGCGGAAAATGCTTCCAAGGTACTTCTGGGAAAACCACAGGGAACGTATACCCAAAAAATAACTTATACTGCCACTGCATTGTAA
- a CDS encoding sigma-54-dependent transcriptional regulator, producing MGTFKIFIVDDDPFFGEMLKYHLQLNPDYEVQLFSTAKNCLSALFLNPDIICIDFGLPDIQGDELFKQIKNLYPDLPIIVISGQENIEVAINFLKQGAKDYIVKNEHTKELLWSSIIRLKENISLKQEVEDLKDELEKKYTFENTIIGQSESIKGIFSKINKALKSSINVSITGETGTGKEVVAKAIHYNSLRKNKPFVAVNMAAIPKELVESEFFGHEKGAFTGAAERASGKFEQANGGTIFLDEIAELDLNIQSKLLRALQEREITRVGGNQKIKLDVRVITATHKNLAQEVKKGTFREDLYYRIIGLPIELPPLREREQDTLILARHFIDLFSKENKIKPLGLSAEAKKKLLAYNFPGNVRELKSIIDLACVMSDHSEIMADDISFYTLEKDSESFLGEQKTLKQYTTDIILHFLKKNNNDVIKTAKFLNIGKSTIYNLISHAETKKLNNN from the coding sequence ATGGGGACTTTCAAAATTTTCATAGTTGACGATGACCCTTTTTTCGGAGAAATGTTAAAATACCATCTCCAGCTAAATCCTGACTACGAAGTTCAACTTTTCAGCACAGCAAAAAACTGTCTTTCAGCGCTTTTTCTTAATCCTGATATTATCTGTATAGATTTTGGACTTCCGGATATTCAAGGTGATGAGCTTTTTAAACAGATCAAAAATCTGTATCCTGATCTTCCCATTATCGTTATCAGCGGACAGGAAAACATAGAGGTAGCAATCAATTTTCTCAAACAGGGAGCAAAAGATTATATCGTAAAAAATGAGCATACAAAAGAGCTTCTGTGGAGCTCTATTATCAGGCTGAAAGAAAATATCTCGCTGAAACAGGAGGTGGAAGACCTGAAAGATGAACTTGAAAAAAAATACACTTTTGAGAACACCATCATTGGACAAAGCGAATCTATAAAAGGTATATTTTCAAAAATAAATAAAGCGCTAAAATCCAGTATTAATGTTTCAATTACCGGGGAAACGGGTACAGGAAAAGAAGTGGTCGCGAAAGCCATTCATTATAATTCACTCAGAAAGAACAAGCCCTTTGTAGCGGTAAATATGGCTGCTATTCCTAAAGAACTTGTAGAAAGCGAATTTTTCGGTCATGAAAAAGGAGCATTTACAGGAGCTGCGGAAAGAGCTTCCGGAAAGTTTGAGCAGGCTAATGGAGGAACCATTTTTTTGGATGAGATCGCAGAGCTTGATCTCAATATCCAAAGTAAACTGCTCCGCGCTCTACAGGAAAGGGAAATTACAAGAGTAGGCGGAAACCAGAAAATAAAGCTGGATGTAAGAGTGATTACAGCAACCCATAAAAATCTCGCCCAGGAAGTAAAAAAGGGCACTTTCCGGGAGGATCTGTATTACAGAATTATAGGCCTCCCTATTGAACTCCCACCCTTACGTGAAAGAGAACAGGATACTTTAATTCTTGCCAGGCATTTTATAGACTTATTTTCAAAGGAAAATAAAATCAAACCTTTAGGGTTATCTGCTGAAGCTAAAAAAAAACTTCTCGCTTATAATTTCCCCGGAAATGTAAGAGAATTGAAATCTATCATTGATCTGGCATGTGTAATGTCTGACCATTCTGAGATAATGGCAGATGATATTAGTTTTTATACCCTTGAAAAAGATTCAGAGTCTTTTCTCGGCGAGCAAAAAACATTAAAACAATATACTACAGATATCATCCTACATTTTCTGAAAAAAAATAATAATGATGTGATTAAAACAGCAAAGTTTCTGAATATAGGCAAATCAACAATTTACAACCTGATTAGTCATGCTGAAACTAAAAAACTAAATAACAATTAG
- a CDS encoding FIST signal transduction protein yields MKVAKLLFINGEFRYERNDENLDYQKAQLVLGYGARNLIEDNHFFLQLKEKFPHAEITLSSSSGEIFCNEVYDNTVTVTIISFSTSYIKTSQINIDDFPSSYEAGRTLMEKLPKENLKWVFVLSDGSRVNGSQLVQGLNSGRPDHVLISGGLAGDGDKFEKTAVGLNQVPASNQIVVIGFYGKNLELSHASYGGWESFGLERTVTRSHHNILCKIDHKNALDLYKKYLGKYAEELPGSALLFPLSLKSDNTSSSVVRTILSINEKDNMMVFAGDLPEGSKVRFMKANMDRLIDAANDAANECLEIIHNKPKMGIIVSCVGRKLVLGDRTAEEVEMVRDVFGPDTIITGFYSYGEISPLKPFDDCALHNQTITITTINETE; encoded by the coding sequence ATGAAAGTTGCCAAATTACTTTTTATAAACGGAGAATTCAGATATGAAAGAAATGATGAAAACCTTGACTATCAGAAAGCTCAGCTCGTTCTAGGATATGGAGCAAGAAATCTTATTGAAGACAATCATTTTTTCTTACAGCTCAAAGAGAAATTCCCCCATGCAGAGATTACCTTATCATCATCGTCCGGAGAAATTTTCTGTAATGAAGTATATGATAATACGGTAACCGTTACCATTATCAGTTTCTCAACATCTTATATTAAAACTTCACAGATTAATATAGATGATTTTCCCAGCAGCTACGAAGCCGGGAGAACCCTAATGGAAAAACTTCCTAAAGAAAACCTCAAATGGGTATTTGTTTTATCAGATGGCAGTCGTGTCAACGGCAGTCAGCTGGTTCAGGGACTGAACTCCGGACGCCCTGATCATGTGTTAATTTCAGGAGGATTGGCAGGTGATGGGGATAAATTTGAAAAAACAGCAGTTGGCCTAAACCAGGTTCCTGCATCTAATCAGATTGTAGTAATTGGTTTTTATGGAAAAAATTTGGAATTATCTCATGCTTCATACGGAGGTTGGGAAAGTTTCGGACTTGAGAGAACAGTTACCCGTTCTCATCATAACATCCTATGTAAAATCGATCATAAAAATGCCCTTGATCTTTATAAAAAATATCTCGGAAAATATGCAGAAGAACTCCCGGGTTCAGCACTTCTTTTCCCTCTTTCTCTTAAATCTGACAATACCTCCTCTTCTGTTGTACGTACCATCCTTTCTATTAATGAGAAAGATAATATGATGGTCTTTGCAGGCGACCTTCCCGAAGGAAGTAAAGTAAGATTTATGAAGGCCAACATGGACCGGTTGATTGATGCAGCCAATGATGCAGCCAATGAATGCCTTGAAATAATTCATAATAAGCCTAAAATGGGAATTATTGTAAGCTGTGTAGGAAGAAAATTAGTTTTAGGAGACCGGACTGCTGAAGAAGTGGAAATGGTAAGAGATGTTTTTGGCCCTGACACCATCATTACAGGTTTCTATTCATATGGAGAGATATCCCCTCTGAAGCCCTTTGATGATTGTGCCTTACACAACCAGACTATTACCATTACCACCATTAACGAAACTGAATGA
- a CDS encoding PAS domain S-box protein → MIVPYTTRLLPLPPLTKLNEMEPEFHNLLKRQINKYLTEDCKSHPQFKNFINAVNQSYQSFERDKELMDHAFKQSEEEYQEIYINLKNENILKQKSISNLYESIKILDPAIEYLDSEDLTELSSYVSEQLRKSFFLQEQLNKQLEFQKLLMNISSEYINIPIEEVSESVNSSLKEMSEFVNADRSYIFRYDFAENTCSNVYEYCNEGITPQIDNLQNIPLDIISEWVEANQKGESIYYPDVQELPKSNLKNLLQEQDIKSLLVIPAMLQNECLGFVGFDFVRNYHKVSHTEKNLLTIFTQVLVNVRERLVLERNLSRTVEILKKLLANLQSGILMEDENRQIIFTNDLFCKMFNIPISADDMIGIDCTNSAEESKALFKNEDYFVQRINEILKEKKIVTNELMETRNGKFLERHYIPIFIKDHYKGHLWKYNDVTERVVTQNQLKQSEERNRMIMDSAMSAIIITNHKGQITFWNKSAVNTFGWTKEEVEGKKILEKIIPKADKTLYTSMLNKQVERNVIKKNGEELTVEISVIAVEQDDNKYYCYFIKDISERKRAEDRIKRQEEKYRNIIANMNLGLLEVDNNETIRYANQSFCDVSGYDPDELIGKSPSQLFVYGDNNLEFVKEQILLRKKGVSSVYQLPVKNKRGEIRWWAISGAPNYDDNGNQLGSIGIHLDVTDQKKLEEELKQEKAKALEASKAKEVFLANMSHEIRTPLNAIIGFLRELKRINLNATQKQFVENSYNASQHLLSIINNILDISKIESGEMSLESKSFSLQESIENVITILQPKAKQKKLQLYAVFSKSLTPTQKGDSLKIEQILYNIMGNSLKFTDKGEIKVDCNVLKDFSRYQTVSICITDTGIGMSEEYVNSIFKKFNQEDSSISRKYGGTGLGMTITKELVSLMKGKIEVNSEKNKGTAITITFNVDKGNEESSSKSSQKKQKISIRGVHILLVEDNELNQLVAENSLTHFKCSVTKADNGRMAVDLLRKEKFDIILMDIQMPEMDGIEATKIIREELGIETPIIALTANAFKTEIDNCISAGMDDYITKPFIEENLLNIIHKYTKIQKRTNTTISNMNKTLYDLKNIQMLSRGDEDFIQKMLSIFISQTQETIPLVEKAFEEKDYAEIARLIHKIKPSIEGIGIYSIKEEVKQLEVSAKEQHTDLTELYTLFENIKKTLTTVIIQLKEKIK, encoded by the coding sequence ATGATTGTGCCTTACACAACCAGACTATTACCATTACCACCATTAACGAAACTGAATGAAATGGAACCGGAATTTCACAACCTATTAAAAAGACAGATCAACAAGTATCTTACAGAAGACTGTAAGTCTCATCCGCAGTTCAAAAATTTCATCAATGCTGTGAATCAGTCTTATCAATCTTTTGAAAGGGATAAAGAACTCATGGATCATGCTTTTAAACAAAGTGAGGAAGAGTATCAGGAAATCTACATCAACCTTAAAAATGAAAATATTTTAAAGCAAAAGTCGATCTCCAATCTTTATGAGTCCATCAAAATTCTTGATCCTGCCATTGAATATCTGGATTCTGAGGATCTTACAGAGCTGTCATCTTATGTATCTGAACAGTTGAGAAAAAGTTTTTTTTTGCAGGAACAGCTTAACAAGCAACTAGAGTTTCAGAAACTGCTGATGAATATATCTTCAGAGTATATTAATATTCCTATAGAAGAGGTATCCGAAAGCGTGAATAGTTCTCTTAAAGAGATGTCGGAATTTGTAAATGCAGACAGAAGCTATATTTTCAGATATGATTTTGCAGAAAACACCTGTTCCAATGTTTATGAGTACTGCAATGAGGGAATAACTCCTCAAATAGACAACTTGCAGAATATACCACTTGATATCATCAGTGAATGGGTGGAAGCCAACCAAAAAGGAGAAAGCATTTATTATCCGGATGTTCAGGAATTACCGAAAAGTAATCTTAAAAACCTCTTACAGGAGCAGGATATCAAAAGTCTACTTGTAATACCAGCCATGCTTCAAAATGAATGTCTTGGCTTTGTAGGTTTTGATTTTGTCAGGAATTACCATAAAGTATCACATACCGAGAAAAATCTTCTCACTATTTTTACTCAGGTTCTTGTCAATGTACGTGAGCGCCTCGTTCTTGAGAGAAATCTTTCCAGAACAGTAGAAATCCTGAAAAAGCTACTGGCGAATTTACAGTCCGGAATATTAATGGAAGATGAGAACAGACAAATTATATTTACCAATGATTTGTTTTGCAAAATGTTTAATATTCCAATTTCCGCAGATGATATGATCGGAATAGATTGTACAAATTCTGCGGAAGAATCTAAAGCTCTTTTTAAGAATGAAGATTATTTTGTCCAGAGAATTAATGAAATACTTAAAGAAAAGAAAATCGTAACCAATGAACTCATGGAAACCAGGAATGGGAAGTTTTTAGAAAGACATTATATTCCCATTTTCATTAAGGATCATTACAAAGGACATCTCTGGAAGTATAATGATGTAACGGAACGTGTTGTTACCCAAAACCAGCTCAAACAAAGTGAAGAACGCAACAGAATGATCATGGATTCAGCCATGAGTGCCATCATCATTACCAACCACAAGGGGCAAATTACTTTTTGGAATAAAAGTGCGGTCAATACCTTCGGCTGGACAAAAGAAGAAGTAGAAGGTAAAAAAATTCTTGAAAAAATTATTCCGAAAGCAGATAAAACGCTCTACACATCAATGCTGAATAAACAAGTGGAACGAAACGTTATCAAAAAAAACGGAGAAGAACTTACGGTAGAAATATCAGTTATTGCCGTAGAACAGGATGATAACAAATATTACTGCTACTTCATTAAAGATATTTCTGAAAGAAAAAGAGCGGAAGATCGCATCAAGAGACAAGAGGAAAAATACCGGAACATCATTGCCAATATGAATTTGGGCTTGCTGGAAGTAGACAACAACGAAACCATCCGCTATGCCAATCAAAGTTTTTGTGATGTATCCGGCTATGATCCTGATGAGTTAATTGGCAAAAGCCCCTCACAGCTATTTGTATACGGAGACAATAATCTTGAGTTTGTAAAAGAGCAGATCCTATTAAGAAAAAAAGGAGTTTCAAGCGTATACCAGCTTCCTGTAAAAAATAAGAGAGGAGAAATTAGATGGTGGGCAATAAGCGGAGCGCCCAATTATGATGATAACGGTAATCAACTTGGTTCGATAGGAATCCACCTTGATGTTACAGACCAAAAAAAACTGGAAGAAGAACTAAAACAGGAAAAAGCTAAAGCATTGGAGGCATCCAAAGCCAAGGAAGTTTTCCTCGCCAATATGAGCCATGAGATAAGAACACCTCTTAATGCTATTATAGGTTTTCTACGAGAGTTAAAAAGAATAAACCTTAATGCCACCCAAAAACAGTTTGTAGAAAACAGCTATAATGCTTCACAACATTTGTTATCAATTATTAACAATATTCTTGATATCTCCAAAATCGAATCCGGCGAAATGTCTCTGGAAAGCAAAAGCTTTTCATTACAAGAAAGTATCGAAAACGTTATTACCATTCTCCAACCTAAAGCAAAACAAAAAAAGTTACAACTATACGCTGTTTTTTCAAAGTCCCTCACCCCTACTCAAAAAGGTGACTCCTTAAAGATAGAACAGATTCTGTATAATATTATGGGCAATTCATTAAAATTTACAGATAAAGGTGAAATAAAGGTGGATTGTAATGTTCTTAAAGACTTTTCCCGTTATCAGACAGTCTCTATCTGCATTACTGATACCGGAATCGGAATGAGTGAAGAGTATGTAAACAGTATCTTTAAAAAATTCAATCAGGAAGACAGCTCTATTTCCAGAAAATATGGCGGTACAGGTCTCGGAATGACAATTACCAAAGAGCTAGTCTCATTAATGAAAGGAAAAATAGAAGTAAACAGTGAGAAAAATAAAGGAACTGCTATTACCATCACTTTCAATGTTGACAAAGGAAATGAAGAATCATCTTCAAAATCTTCCCAAAAGAAACAGAAAATTTCTATTCGGGGAGTTCATATCTTGCTAGTTGAAGATAATGAGCTGAATCAGCTGGTTGCAGAAAATTCACTGACCCATTTTAAGTGCAGTGTTACAAAAGCTGACAATGGCAGAATGGCAGTAGATCTACTAAGAAAAGAAAAGTTTGATATTATCCTGATGGATATCCAGATGCCTGAGATGGATGGTATAGAAGCCACCAAAATAATACGGGAAGAACTTGGAATCGAAACCCCCATCATCGCCCTTACCGCAAACGCTTTCAAAACAGAGATAGACAATTGTATTAGTGCAGGAATGGATGACTATATTACCAAACCGTTTATTGAAGAGAACCTGCTCAATATTATTCACAAATACACCAAAATTCAAAAAAGAACCAACACAACGATATCCAATATGAACAAAACACTTTATGATCTTAAAAATATACAGATGCTCAGCAGAGGAGATGAGGATTTTATTCAGAAAATGCTTTCCATATTCATTTCGCAGACCCAGGAAACAATTCCTTTGGTAGAAAAAGCATTTGAGGAGAAAGACTATGCAGAAATAGCCAGGCTCATCCATAAGATCAAGCCCAGTATAGAAGGCATAGGTATCTATTCCATTAAAGAAGAAGTAAAGCAGCTGGAAGTATCAGCAAAAGAACAGCATACAGATCTTACTGAACTGTATACTCTATTTGAAAACATAAAAAAAACTCTTACTACCGTAATAATCCAGCTGAAGGAGAAGATTAAATAA
- a CDS encoding response regulator has protein sequence METNKQNLKFFIVDDDRFCASVYEQYLKNHHYEDIICFSSGEECLDELHQKPNIIFLDHNMEDLNGFEVLKKIKRFDPNIYVIMVSAQENIDTAVNTLKYGAFDYLVKDGNVSEKMTETIDKILKIREEMSQNKLKGFRKFFSILF, from the coding sequence ATGGAAACAAATAAGCAAAATTTAAAGTTTTTTATTGTAGATGATGACAGATTCTGCGCAAGTGTGTATGAGCAGTATTTGAAAAATCATCATTATGAAGACATTATTTGCTTCAGCAGTGGCGAAGAATGCCTGGATGAACTTCATCAGAAACCAAACATCATTTTTCTGGATCACAATATGGAAGACCTGAACGGTTTTGAGGTTCTAAAGAAAATCAAACGTTTTGATCCCAACATTTATGTGATCATGGTCTCTGCACAGGAAAACATCGATACTGCTGTAAACACACTTAAATACGGAGCATTTGACTATCTGGTAAAAGATGGGAATGTTTCCGAAAAAATGACAGAAACTATAGACAAGATCTTGAAAATAAGAGAAGAAATGTCTCAAAACAAATTAAAAGGTTTCCGCAAATTCTTTTCAATTCTATTTTAA
- a CDS encoding polysaccharide biosynthesis/export family protein, with protein sequence MYRKKNSHPEVCRISVSTPTISFDPNYEYRIRKDDKITLSVWGQDDLSVGSVYGIYNSNEVYGKWLLVDINGNIEIPKLGTTSVIGKSLPELKEDIKTKLKKWLVNPIVDVKVLNKEIAVMGEVRNPGVIQVDKDQNTLLELISKTGGFEMYANLKSVKILRQEGENARVTNIDERCSQSEYYAPSGRLCYCTL encoded by the coding sequence ATGTACAGGAAGAAGAACAGCCATCCCGAGGTATGCAGGATTTCAGTTTCGACCCCAACTATTAGTTTCGACCCCAACTACGAATACAGAATTCGCAAAGATGACAAAATAACGCTTTCAGTTTGGGGACAGGATGATCTGAGTGTGGGATCCGTCTATGGAATCTATAATTCTAACGAGGTTTATGGAAAATGGCTTTTGGTGGATATTAACGGAAATATTGAAATTCCAAAATTAGGAACAACTTCTGTAATCGGGAAATCTTTGCCCGAGCTGAAGGAAGACATAAAAACAAAACTTAAAAAATGGCTTGTGAACCCTATTGTTGATGTGAAAGTTCTTAACAAAGAAATTGCCGTGATGGGTGAAGTACGAAATCCTGGAGTGATTCAGGTCGATAAGGATCAGAATACATTACTTGAGCTTATCTCAAAAACAGGAGGTTTTGAAATGTATGCCAATTTAAAATCAGTGAAAATTTTAAGACAGGAAGGAGAAAACGCAAGGGTTACCAACATAGACGAAAGATGTTCCCAATCAGAATATTATGCTCCATCCGGGAGACTATGTTATTGTACCCTCTAA
- a CDS encoding SDR family oxidoreductase, whose protein sequence is MSKTILITGAASGFGKLVAFDLAKKGHKVIATAQIYPQVSDLKREAAEQGVDLIVDKLDVTDARDLDYIHQKYDIDILVSNAGIMQGGPIAEQPIDLIRDMFDVNVFGGLLVAQGFIKKWVEQKKAAKIVFTTSMGELWTVPYVAAYCSSKHAMGAIAEGLKTELAQFNIKIATCNPGVFGTGFNDRGVDSIFRWYNPETNFTPLSAFDGAAESLAHQLDPQSMADCIVDVVLDDNSNFRNVHPKETEDFVKQLQAEAWTAKS, encoded by the coding sequence ATGAGCAAGACTATTTTAATTACAGGAGCTGCAAGTGGATTTGGTAAACTTGTAGCTTTTGATCTGGCAAAAAAAGGACATAAGGTAATTGCAACAGCGCAGATTTATCCACAAGTAAGTGACCTTAAAAGAGAAGCGGCTGAACAAGGTGTTGACCTTATTGTTGATAAGTTGGATGTAACTGATGCACGTGATCTGGACTATATTCATCAGAAATATGATATAGATATTTTGGTAAGCAATGCAGGAATAATGCAAGGTGGACCAATCGCAGAACAACCAATTGATTTGATCCGAGATATGTTTGATGTTAATGTATTCGGAGGACTTCTGGTTGCACAGGGGTTTATAAAAAAATGGGTTGAACAGAAGAAAGCAGCAAAGATTGTCTTCACAACTTCAATGGGTGAATTATGGACAGTTCCTTATGTTGCCGCATATTGTTCGTCTAAGCATGCCATGGGGGCAATAGCAGAAGGTTTAAAAACAGAACTGGCACAATTTAATATTAAAATTGCAACCTGTAACCCAGGAGTTTTTGGTACAGGGTTTAATGACCGTGGGGTTGATTCAATCTTCCGTTGGTATAATCCGGAGACTAATTTTACACCACTATCTGCATTTGATGGTGCTGCAGAATCGTTGGCGCATCAATTAGATCCTCAATCAATGGCTGATTGTATTGTTGATGTAGTTTTAGATGATAATTCAAACTTCAGAAATGTTCATCCAAAAGAAACTGAAGATTTTGTGAAGCAACTTCAGGCGGAAGCTTGGACTGCAAAAAGCTAA